In Drosophila subpulchrella strain 33 F10 #4 breed RU33 chromosome 3R, RU_Dsub_v1.1 Primary Assembly, whole genome shotgun sequence, the following are encoded in one genomic region:
- the LOC119551087 gene encoding carbonic anhydrase 6 isoform X2 has product MFLVVRSFALTNPGTRSHFGFNYDKNGRDWNVKGGKRQSPISLWSCNSITCNVPKLKLVNYNKILSDELSVINNGLTVLMRIPKTVEGKQPSLCISSQIGQVFEAQQLHFHWGSERNTGSEHNLDGCFYDGEMHIVHKNCNYKTNQEAALHCNGFAVLALLISHLENPELQTPAMNEICKRVSKISKMDDDYPLEEDMALEDVFVGIDTHKYFAYQGSLTTPPCAEAAIWFVFQTPIKVPKEHWKNFWRLRDSRGQRVLNTYRDLQDDHHRLVYRSRGKIFYVIV; this is encoded by the exons ATGTTTCTTGTGGTTAGAAGTTTTGCCTTAACCAACCCGGGGACCAGGAGCCACTTTGGATTTAATTATGACAAAAATGGAAGAGATTGGAACGTAAAAGGTGGCAAAAGACAATCGCCAATTTCTCTGTGGTCTTGTAAT AGTATTACTTGTAATGTCCCCAAACTGAAGTTAGTAAATTACAATAAAATCCTGAGTGATGAGTTGTCTGTGATCAACAATGGGCTTACTGTCCTTATGAGGATTCCAAAGACTGTGGAGGGAAAGCAGCCATCTCTCTGTATCAGCAGTCAGATTGGACAGGTCTTCGAAGCCCAGCAGCTACACTTTCATTGGGGCTCTGAACGGAATACAGGATCTGAACACAATTTAGATGGTTGTTTTTATGACGGAGAGATGCACATAGTTCATAAGAATTGCAATTACAAAACCAACCAGGAAGCTGCTCTTCATTGTAATGGATTTGCGGTTTTGGCTTTGCTTATAAGTCACCTAGAG AATCCAGAACTACAAACTCCAGCCATGAATGAGATCTGCAAGCGAGTCTCTAAGATATCCAAAATGGATGATGACTATCCTCTGGAGGAAGATATGGCTTTGGAAGATGTGTTTGTTGGCATAGACACCCACAAATACTTCGCCTATCAAG GTTCCCTTACCACTCCGCCCTGCGCTGAAGCAGCTATCTGGTTTGTTTTTCAGACACCTATCAAAGTGCCCAAGGAACAT TGGAAAAACTTTTGGCGACTAAGGGATTCTCGAGGCCAGCGTGTCCTCAACACCTATCGGGACTTACAAGATGACCATCACCGACTTGTTTATCGAAGTAGAGGCAAGATA ttTTATGTAATTGTTTAA
- the LOC119557127 gene encoding protein lifeguard 1 → MQLLAVILVLILASLAHCRPTFDKIAQVLLEALDDQPTYYSPGRPLPEGGYPRPYPGPGPLIQEGYEQGYDYHYGGGHAYGGYQQTHPAGYGYYPPPRPVHPPTAYYPPPQQHGSYSQSAVPSTAYYPHKTPDPYGGGYKQRGY, encoded by the coding sequence ATGCAGTTGTTGGCTGTGATTCTAGTGCTAATCCTGGCCAGTTTGGCTCACTGTCGACCCACATTCGATAAAATCGCGCAGGTCCTTTTGGAGGCGTTGGATGATCAGCCGACCTATTATTCACCAGGAAGGCCACTGCCAGAAGGAGGTTACCCACGTCCGTATCCTGGACCAGGTCCACTTATCCAAGAGGGTTACGAACAGGGCTACGACTATCATTATGGAGGAGGCCATGCCTATGGGGGCTACCAGCAGACACATCCAGCTGGCTATGGATACTATCCACCACCTCGTCCAGTGCATCCGCCCACCGCCTACTATCCACCTCCGCAACAACATGGTTCTTACTCCCAGTCCGCTGTTCCTTCCACTGCCTACTATCCCCACAAGACGCCGGATCCTTATGGAGGCGGTTACAAGCAGCGGGGTTACTAG
- the LOC119551087 gene encoding carbonic anhydrase 6 isoform X1, whose product MFLVVRSFALTNPGTRSHFGFNYDKNGRDWNVKGGKRQSPISLWSCNSITCNVPKLKLVNYNKILSDELSVINNGLTVLMRIPKTVEGKQPSLCISSQIGQVFEAQQLHFHWGSERNTGSEHNLDGCFYDGEMHIVHKNCNYKTNQEAALHCNGFAVLALLISHLENPELQTPAMNEICKRVSKISKMDDDYPLEEDMALEDVFVGIDTHKYFAYQGSLTTPPCAEAAIWFVFQTPIKVPKEHWKNFWRLRDSRGQRVLNTYRDLQDDHHRLVYRSRGKICICCLMQKLTQSA is encoded by the exons ATGTTTCTTGTGGTTAGAAGTTTTGCCTTAACCAACCCGGGGACCAGGAGCCACTTTGGATTTAATTATGACAAAAATGGAAGAGATTGGAACGTAAAAGGTGGCAAAAGACAATCGCCAATTTCTCTGTGGTCTTGTAAT AGTATTACTTGTAATGTCCCCAAACTGAAGTTAGTAAATTACAATAAAATCCTGAGTGATGAGTTGTCTGTGATCAACAATGGGCTTACTGTCCTTATGAGGATTCCAAAGACTGTGGAGGGAAAGCAGCCATCTCTCTGTATCAGCAGTCAGATTGGACAGGTCTTCGAAGCCCAGCAGCTACACTTTCATTGGGGCTCTGAACGGAATACAGGATCTGAACACAATTTAGATGGTTGTTTTTATGACGGAGAGATGCACATAGTTCATAAGAATTGCAATTACAAAACCAACCAGGAAGCTGCTCTTCATTGTAATGGATTTGCGGTTTTGGCTTTGCTTATAAGTCACCTAGAG AATCCAGAACTACAAACTCCAGCCATGAATGAGATCTGCAAGCGAGTCTCTAAGATATCCAAAATGGATGATGACTATCCTCTGGAGGAAGATATGGCTTTGGAAGATGTGTTTGTTGGCATAGACACCCACAAATACTTCGCCTATCAAG GTTCCCTTACCACTCCGCCCTGCGCTGAAGCAGCTATCTGGTTTGTTTTTCAGACACCTATCAAAGTGCCCAAGGAACAT TGGAAAAACTTTTGGCGACTAAGGGATTCTCGAGGCCAGCGTGTCCTCAACACCTATCGGGACTTACAAGATGACCATCACCGACTTGTTTATCGAAGTAGAGGCAAGATA TGCATTTGTTGTTTAATGCAAAAGCTTACCCAAAGTGCTTGA
- the LOC119561502 gene encoding shematrin-like protein 3, which yields MKARNSYLTILILLITCCLDWTGALFFKSWKSGKGYGAVPNYGNNEYGGVQNYGNNGYGNYGYGNYGYGDYAGGYGYNYPNYPSYSSYSHSNGRRKPSGNRQGRTYSQIARVINPAPYVGPGGSKFLPHTPFSALWG from the coding sequence ATGAAAGCCCGGAATTCCTATTTGACAATACTCATTCTGCTGATCACCTGCTGTCTGGATTGGACTGGTGCTCTATTCTTCAAGTCCTGGAAGTCGGGAAAAGGATATGGTGCAGTTCCAAACTATGGAAATAATGAATATGGTGGAGTTCAAAACTATGGGAATAATGGCTATGGAAACTACGGCTACGGGAACTACGGTTATGGAGACTATGCTGGAGGATACGGCTATAACTATCCAAATTACCCATCGTATTCGTCGTACTCTCACTCGAACGGCAGAAGAAAGCCATCCGGAAACCGTCAAGGGCGTACCTATTCGCAAATTGCGAGAGTCATTAACCCCGCTCCCTATGTGGGTCCTGGAGGTAGTAAGTTCCTTCCACATACTCCGTTTTCGGCTCTCTGGGGTTGA
- the LOC119551104 gene encoding uncharacterized protein LOC119551104, whose protein sequence is MSVQGIIQSLLVALLLLLAVVSGSPARGYYQSPSRGGRSYTDIARVVNPNQYAFPGSRTYPGQPFWPSG, encoded by the coding sequence ATGTCAGTTCAAGGAATTATCCAAAGCCTCCTGGTGGCCCTGCTCCTTCTCCTGGCAGTCGTATCCGGATCCCCGGCCCGGGGATATTACCAATCCCCATCGCGAGGCGGTCGCAGCTATACGGATATTGCCCGAGTGGTTAATCCCAATCAATACGCCTTCCCGGGATCCCGCACCTATCCAGGCCAACCCTTCTGGCCATCGGGATAG
- the LOC119551077 gene encoding sodium channel protein Nach — MVKLESTSNAIWWIKNPKAAKENKSKGQRKASLGSAFCLDMADLLRNISLQGYNKLLSPDLTLGQRLIWLLLHIATTISLVVVLSLTWEQFVAQSFVINLKDPLYPVEKVAFPAVSICPNNRISRQAVIRYAEELRLNSPVIRPVEYFLERLGFFRELYTHVGATVDTDDFVTFQTFLDVFGTWNNETFFDTRRIMKMLSPKCEDFVLKCSLSNVDIPCFSRDAFQESLTMYGPCCTFNMENRLKKRHFQDRLASPEMGLKVVLNDSHSDYFATVLNTNGYIVMIHSAENYASISSSNVLEMFPGQGEDSYVSVYARVVDTDNSLKSFSPYGRRCYFDHEVQYPVNDLVNKTVTYAYSFPNCITRCRIRSIIALCRCLPFQMPVQLVENLDGVVYCTLGHVSCLNQYKFKWRNVLTERHLIIGLEREIEEALYCPQCLPACSDVLYKVSMSALPIDKYLATLKMDENNQTEFSTDISLLRVFFGDASAHYYIRLLNNAWFEVFSTIGNIMSIFVGFSMVAIFEVLFFLTKYIYEGCNRMVEQNVIDRKAKQLETKKLYICP, encoded by the exons ATGGTTAAGCTGGAGTCAACATCCAATGCAATTTGGTGGATCAAAAATCCCAAGGCAGCCAAAGAAAACAAGTCTAAGGGTCAGCGTAAAGCATCCTTGGGGTCTGCTTTTTGCTTGGATATGGCTGATCTTCTGAGGAATATATCTTTGCAGGGATACAATAAGCTGTTGTCGCCCGACTTAACTTTGGGACAAAG ATTGATTTGGTTGCTACTACACATAGCGACCACCATCTCCCTGGTGGTGGTGCTCTCACTCACCTGGGAGCAGTTTGTGGCCCAATCCTTTGTGATCAATCTGAAGGATCCACTTTATCCGGTGGAAAAGGTTGCGTTTCCTGCTGTTTCCATTTGCCCCAACAATCGCATCTCTCGACAGGCGGTCATTAGATATGCTGAGGAACT GAGATTAAACAGTCCGGTGATTCGTCCCGTTGAATATTTTCTGGAGCGCTTGGGTTTCTTTCGCGAGTTATATACCCACGTTGGCGCAACCGTGGACACCGACGACTTTGTCACCTTTCAGACCTTCCTTGATGTTTTTGGCACCTGGAACAACGAGACTTTCTTCGACACTCGCCGCATAATGAAAATG TTATCCCCTAAATGCGAAGATTTTGTGCTGAAGTGCAGCTTATCCAATGTAGATATCCCCTGCTTCAGCAGGGACGCCTTTCAGGAGAGTCTCACCATGTACGGCCCATGCTGTACTTTCAATATGGAGAATAG ATTAAAGAAACGCCATTTCCAGGATCGCCTGGCCAGCCCGGAAATGGGTCTCAAGGTAGTGCTGAATGACAGCCATTCGGACTACTTTGCCACCGTGCTAAATACAAATGGATATATTGTGATGATTCACAGTGCTGAGAATTATGCCTCGATTAGCTCCTCGAATGTCCTGGAGATGTTTCCGGGTCAAGGAGAGGATAGTTACGTATCGGTCTATGCTCGAGTGGTGGACACAGATAATAGCTTGAAATCTTTCTCCCCTTACGGT CGACGGTGTTATTTCGACCACGAGGTTCAGTATCCTGTCAATGACCTGGTAAACAAGACAGTCACCTATGCATACAGCTTCCCGAACTGCATCACCAGGTGCCGAATCCGTAGTATCATCGCCCTGTGTCGGTGCTTGCCCTTCCAAATGCCCGTACAGCTGGTGGAGAACCTCGATGGCGTCGTCTACTGCACACTGGGTCATGTATCTTGTCTCAATCAGTACAAGT TCAAGTGGCGTAATGTCCTGACGGAGAGGCATTTGATTATAGGCTTGGAACGAGAAATCGAGGAGGCTTTATATTGTCCACagtgtctgcctgcctgcagCGATGTTCTGTACAAAGTTTCAATGAGTGCTCTGCCCATAGACAAATATCTGGCCACCCTGAAGATGGATGAGAACAACCAGACGGAGTTCAGCACAGATATCTCCCTTCTCAGGGTCTTCTTTGGCGATGCAAGTGCCCACTATTATATCCGGCTACTGAACAATGCCTGGTTCGAGGTGTTCA GTACTATTGGCAACATAATGTCCATCTTTGTAGGCTTCTCTATGGTGGCCATTTTTGAggttcttttttttctgaCCAAGTACATCTATGAGGGCTGCAATCGTATGGTGGAGCAGAATGTAATCGACCGGAAGGCAAAGCAGTTGGAAACCAAAAAGTTGTATATATGCCCATAA
- the LOC119557106 gene encoding WAS/WASL-interacting protein family member 1 yields MPRSSPAWITVQACLAWLFTFISIRSCLGQFAVSSPEGAVASAGGVIVRAQLTGIGVINGVLNAMQNSNRFGQQQQFERLQQGRPGMGHNRRGGGMPMPGFGPPNRQQAPPGWPPGWQWGPSGNQNQQGWDQSGFGPGWNGGGGGPRPGWNGGGGGSGPGWNGGGPGWNRGGGRGPPPRPGWNGGGPPPRSSWNGEGGPPPPGPDWNGGDGPPPPPPPRPDWEGRPGWNGGPPPEWNNNQRFPDQPDSNDPNDEKDGANTTPTPPILPTTPTPITPTAQTTTARPAETHPTYQPRPPTQPTKDTLIIGTNRPPLLPPQNPDPPSPLYPTWPVPQPSPSPNHSIKASEERAILFPSSSKYIRSPSQEEVPSAPIDVRRR; encoded by the coding sequence ATGCCGCGATCTTCACCAGCTTGGATTACCGTCCAAGCCTGTCTCGCTTGGCTCTTCACATTCATCTCGATCCGCTCGTGCCTCGGCCAGTTTGCAGTATCCTCACCCGAAGGAGCAGTTGCCTCTGCCGGCGGTGTAATCGTGAGGGCCCAGCTGACCGGAATCGGAGTAATCAATGGAGTCCTCAATGCCATGCAAAACAGCAACCGCTTTGGCCAACAGCAGCAATTTGAAAGACTGCAGCAAGGAAGGCCTGGAATGGGTCACAACCGGAGGGGAGGGGGTATGCCAATGCCAGGATTTGGACCACCTAATCGACAGCAAGCGCCTCCTGGGTGGCCTCCAGGCTGGCAGTGGGGACCTAGCGGCAATCAGAATCAACAAGGCTGGGATCAATCGGGCTTCGGACCAGGTTGGAatggaggaggaggtggaccACGACCAGGATGGAACGGAGGCGGAGGTGGGTCAGGACCTGGATGGAACGGAGGAGGACCAGGATGGAACCGAGGAGGTGGCAGAGGACCTCCCCCAAGGCCTGGTTGGAACGGCGGAGGACCACCACCAAGGTCTAGTTGGAATGGCGAAGGTGGACCACCCCCACCAGGGCCTGACTGGAATGGCGGAGATggaccaccaccaccaccgccaccTAGACCGGACTGGGAAGGCAGACCAGGATGGAATGGAGGACCTCCGCCAGAATGGAACAACAATCAACGCTTTCCCGATCAGCCGGATTCCAACGATCCCAACGATGAAAAAGATGGGGCTAACACCACTCCCACACCTCCAATCCTACCCACTACCCCAACACCAATTACACCCACTGCCCAAACAACGACAGCCAGGCCAGCGGAAACTCATCCCACTTACCAGCCACGTCCACCCACGCAGCCAACCAAGGACACCCTGATCATAGGCACCAATCGACCGCCGCTGTTGCCGCCCCAGAATCCGGACCCACCATCGCCCCTATATCCAACTTGGCCCGTACCTCAGCCGTCGCCGTCGCCAAATCACTCAATTAAGGCCTCTGAAGAGCGTGCCATCTTATTTCCCAGTTCCAGTAAATATATCCGTTCCCCCAGTCAGGAGGAAGTTCCTTCGGCGCCCATCGATGTGAGACGAAGATGA
- the LOC119551082 gene encoding histone deacetylase 11 yields the protein MKRLTERVHHEEIESEEVVWVKREDARSASKLPIVFSRQYAVRFAGLERLHPFDAAKGKHIQKILCAELQLDGGSFYEPKELSKDQLRRIHTRDYLKSLQWSMNVACIAEVPVMAFVPNRYIQRSYLRPMRFQAAGSILAGKLALDYGWAINLGGGFHHCCSYRGGGFCPYADISLLIVRLFEQEPYRVRRIMIVDLDAHQGNGHERDFNNVAAVYILDMYNAFVYPRDHVAKESIRCAVELRNHTEDAFYLRQLKRCLMQSLAEFRPDVVIYNAGTDVLRGDPLGNLAISEEGVMERDRLVFSTFRALGIPVVMLLSGGYSKASAGVIASSIVNLRQQGLLN from the exons ATGAAGCGTTTAACCGAGCGAGTGCACCACGAGGAGATCGAGTCCGAGGAGGTGGTCTGGGTGAAGCGGGAGGACGCCCGCTCCGCCAGCAAGCTGCCCATCGTCTTCTCCCGGCAGTATGCGGTGCGCTTTGCTGGCCTTGAACGCCTACATCCGTTCGATGCGGCCAAGGGCAAGCACATACAGAAG ATCCTGTGCGCCGAACTGCAGCTTGATGGCGGCAGCTTCTACGAGCCCAAGGAGCTGAGCAAGGACCAGCTGCGACGCATCCACACCCGGGATTACCTCAAATCACTGCAGTGGAGTATGAATGTGGCCTGCATCGCAGAGGTGCCGGTGATGGCCTTTGTTCCGAATCGCTACATTCAGCGATCCTATTTGCGTCCTATGCGCTTCCAGGCAGCCGGCTCCATTCTGGCCGGCAAGCTGGCCTTGGATTACGGTTGGGCCATCAACCTGGGCGGTGGATTTCATCACTGCTGCTCCTACAGGGGCGGCGGCTTTTGTCCGTATGCGGACATCTCTTTGCTCATCGTCCGGCTGTTTGAGCAGGAACCTTACCGGGTGCGCCGCATCATGATTGTGGATCTGGACGCTCATCAAGGCAACGGCCATGAGCGCGACTTCAACAACGTGGCAGCCGTCTACATTCTGGACATGTACAATGCGTTCGTTTATCCGCGGGATCATGTGGCCAAGGAGAGTATACGCTGTGCCGTGGAGCTAAGGAACCACACCGAGGATGCTTTCTACCTGAGGCAATTGAAACGCTGCCTGATGCAGTCCCTGGCCGAATTCCGTCCGGACGTGGTTATCTACAATGCAGGCACCGATGTGCTCCGGGGGGATCCACTGGGCAATCTGGCCATCTCGGAGGAGGGCGTGATGGAACGGGATAGGTTGGTGTTCAGCACATTCCGAGCGTTGGGCATTCCGGTGGTTATGTTGCTGAGTGGGGGCTATTCGAAAGCATCCGCCGGGGTCATCGCAAGTTCCATTGTTAATCTCCGGCAACAGGGATTGCTAAATTAA